One window of Alkaliphilus metalliredigens QYMF genomic DNA carries:
- the ytxC gene encoding putative sporulation protein YtxC encodes MNLLAISMRGSVEKLQSNLSKQIESFKGEGILINEKVTEEGHHHIIQYNVNIQSIKNYPISDFINIFKYCTANAISEYILGYEEPRFIGRIISEDYAYFEIKEKLELQKKAFDLLDDESNTLLLSEGEFRNRKTFILEKIVDYFNNNTQIDLMGFVTFRLKDYLMELNEVVERAAEDLLVNKEYSEFIKLLKYFVDIQEPKVDLVHVVLNRENSYELYDKNNNVIENEYLKDVATEIKDRNINYEDILISSLITIAPSEIFIHQVSNTKNHEMIKTIGGIFIDKVKTCEGCEWCTLKLEVKKE; translated from the coding sequence ATGAATTTGCTGGCAATTTCAATGAGAGGAAGCGTCGAAAAATTACAATCAAACCTGTCGAAGCAAATTGAATCCTTCAAGGGAGAAGGAATTTTAATTAATGAAAAAGTGACCGAAGAAGGTCATCACCATATAATCCAATACAATGTTAATATTCAGAGCATTAAAAACTATCCGATTAGTGATTTTATTAATATATTTAAATATTGCACAGCTAACGCAATCAGCGAGTATATTTTAGGTTATGAAGAACCGCGGTTTATTGGTCGAATTATCTCTGAAGATTATGCTTACTTTGAAATCAAAGAGAAGCTAGAGCTACAGAAAAAAGCCTTTGACTTACTAGATGATGAAAGTAATACCTTATTATTATCAGAAGGTGAGTTTCGTAATCGGAAAACATTTATCTTGGAAAAAATTGTAGATTACTTTAATAACAATACGCAAATTGACTTAATGGGTTTTGTCACATTCAGATTGAAGGATTACTTGATGGAGCTAAATGAAGTGGTTGAAAGAGCTGCTGAAGACTTATTGGTTAATAAAGAATATAGTGAATTTATTAAGCTCTTGAAATATTTTGTAGATATTCAGGAGCCTAAGGTGGATTTAGTCCATGTGGTGCTGAATCGAGAAAATAGCTATGAGTTATATGATAAAAATAATAATGTGATTGAAAATGAATACTTAAAGGATGTGGCCACAGAAATTAAGGATCGAAACATTAATTATGAGGATATTCTCATTAGTTCATTGATCACAATTGCCCCAAGTGAAATTTTCATCCATCAGGTGTCCAATACAAAAAATCATGAGATGATTAAAACCATAGGTGGGATATTTATTGACAAGGTGAAAACGTGTGAGGGATGTGAGTGGTGCACCTTAAAGCTAGAGGTGAAAAAGGAATAA
- a CDS encoding M20 metallopeptidase family protein — protein sequence MKLESQIENLQVELNHIRRELHRIPELAFEEVETAQYIMRYLDDLGIFYEKGIAGTGVVAYIPGSLGKKTYCFRADMDALSVVEENEIDFRSMSEGRMHACGHDGHMTILLGVAKYLSLNKEKIKENVLLLFQPAEEGPGGALPVIESGILEKYNVDEIYGLHIFPGIEEGKIGLKSGPMMSQTGEFDVAVKGRSGHGAMPHTAIDSVVIASEMVLAMQSIVSRTINPIDPAVVTMGRIEGGERRNIIAKEVTLEGTIRAFSQENYDTIKERILEIKEGLSKAHRCEIEVIFRDMYPAVYNDEALTEALISAQEKGTVELIPPIMLAEDFAYYQREIPGVFFFLGSGNFDKGFIHPLHHGCFNFDEQILGYGVQCFVNILKQRGVTT from the coding sequence ATGAAGTTAGAAAGTCAAATAGAGAACTTGCAAGTGGAATTGAATCATATACGAAGAGAATTGCATCGTATCCCAGAGTTAGCCTTTGAGGAAGTTGAAACTGCTCAATATATTATGAGGTATTTAGATGATTTAGGGATATTCTATGAAAAAGGTATTGCGGGGACAGGTGTTGTGGCCTATATCCCTGGTAGTCTAGGGAAAAAAACCTATTGTTTTCGTGCGGATATGGACGCATTAAGTGTGGTTGAGGAAAATGAAATCGATTTTAGATCTATGAGTGAAGGAAGGATGCATGCCTGCGGTCACGATGGACATATGACGATATTATTAGGGGTAGCAAAATATTTATCATTAAACAAAGAGAAGATAAAAGAGAATGTTCTTCTATTGTTTCAGCCTGCTGAAGAAGGACCTGGAGGCGCATTGCCTGTCATTGAATCAGGAATATTGGAAAAATATAATGTAGATGAAATTTATGGCTTGCATATTTTCCCTGGCATTGAAGAGGGGAAGATTGGTCTGAAATCTGGACCTATGATGTCTCAAACAGGGGAATTTGATGTGGCGGTCAAAGGGAGAAGTGGACATGGAGCCATGCCTCATACGGCTATAGATAGTGTGGTGATTGCCAGTGAAATGGTTCTAGCCATGCAATCTATTGTGAGTCGAACCATCAATCCAATTGACCCGGCTGTTGTGACCATGGGTAGAATAGAAGGTGGTGAACGAAGAAATATCATTGCAAAGGAGGTAACCCTAGAAGGAACAATTAGGGCCTTTAGTCAAGAAAACTATGATACGATTAAGGAAAGAATTCTTGAAATAAAGGAAGGGCTATCAAAGGCCCACAGATGTGAAATTGAAGTGATATTTCGAGACATGTATCCAGCGGTGTATAATGATGAAGCCTTAACTGAAGCCCTGATTTCAGCCCAAGAAAAAGGAACAGTTGAGTTGATTCCTCCCATCATGTTGGCTGAGGATTTTGCTTATTACCAAAGGGAGATCCCTGGGGTGTTCTTTTTCCTAGGAAGTGGAAATTTTGATAAAGGGTTCATCCATCCACTCCACCATGGGTGCTTTAATTTTGATGAACAAATTTTAGGTTACGGAGTACAATGCTTTGTGAATATACTAAAGCAACGAGGCGTAACTACGTAA
- the hpt gene encoding hypoxanthine phosphoribosyltransferase, translating to MDIEKKVWEVLCSEEDIENRLKELGEQLSIEYKGKKLYVISLLKGSFVFTADLVRQLTIPVKINFMTTSSYGHDEKSSGHVKIVTDVQEDLTGYDVLVADDITDSGLTMKEVMDHLKSKNPSSVKSCVLLDKPDRRKVDLEPDYVGFTIPDKFVVGYGLNFGDYYRNIPYVFVVTDQDR from the coding sequence GTGGATATAGAAAAAAAAGTTTGGGAAGTACTGTGTTCTGAAGAAGACATTGAAAATAGGCTGAAAGAACTTGGTGAACAGCTTTCAATTGAATATAAAGGTAAAAAGCTTTATGTTATTTCGCTATTAAAAGGAAGTTTTGTTTTCACCGCAGACTTAGTGCGACAACTTACCATACCAGTCAAAATAAATTTTATGACAACATCAAGCTATGGACATGATGAGAAAAGCAGTGGGCATGTGAAGATTGTAACAGATGTACAAGAGGATTTAACTGGGTATGATGTTTTGGTTGCTGATGACATTACAGATTCAGGATTAACCATGAAGGAAGTCATGGATCACTTGAAATCTAAAAACCCATCAAGCGTCAAAAGTTGTGTATTATTGGATAAGCCAGATAGAAGAAAAGTGGATCTAGAGCCAGACTATGTTGGGTTTACCATTCCAGACAAGTTTGTTGTGGGTTATGGATTAAATTTTGGAGACTACTATCGAAATATACCCTATGTTTTTGTTGTAACAGATCAAGATCGTTAA
- a CDS encoding class I SAM-dependent DNA methyltransferase, producing the protein MSEQYGEFAYLYDRLMEDVNYPQWIDYIEEIFKRENLTEKEVLELACGTGNITMPLAKRGYRITASDLSQDMLTVAHEKSLENHVDVVFVNQNMAEIEFHRQFPCILCLCDGINYVIEPEDLMDTYQGIYEHLQEGGLFIFDISSYYKLKYVLGEHTFGENLDDLVYLWENSFDEEDEIIEMNLTFFTQGKDKGQCYEKFEETHFQKAYQATHLVQMLKAVGFSQISTQEAFTFESVKEQTERIFFICKK; encoded by the coding sequence ATGTCTGAACAGTATGGTGAATTTGCTTACCTGTATGACCGATTAATGGAGGATGTCAACTATCCCCAATGGATTGATTATATTGAAGAAATTTTTAAACGAGAGAACTTGACAGAAAAAGAAGTACTTGAGCTTGCCTGTGGAACAGGAAATATCACGATGCCCCTAGCTAAAAGGGGATATCGCATAACAGCATCAGATCTGTCTCAGGATATGTTAACTGTGGCACATGAAAAATCCTTGGAGAATCACGTTGATGTGGTGTTTGTGAATCAAAATATGGCGGAGATAGAATTTCATAGGCAGTTTCCATGTATACTGTGTTTATGTGATGGCATTAACTATGTCATTGAACCTGAAGATTTAATGGATACTTATCAGGGAATTTATGAGCATCTTCAAGAGGGTGGGCTTTTTATCTTCGACATTAGCTCGTATTATAAATTGAAGTATGTTCTAGGGGAGCATACCTTTGGCGAAAATTTAGATGACCTGGTGTATTTGTGGGAGAATTCATTTGATGAAGAAGATGAAATCATCGAGATGAATTTAACATTTTTCACCCAAGGGAAAGACAAGGGTCAATGCTATGAAAAATTTGAAGAAACACATTTTCAAAAGGCCTATCAGGCAACTCATCTTGTACAAATGTTAAAAGCTGTTGGATTTAGCCAAATTTCCACCCAAGAAGCATTTACATTTGAGTCGGTGAAGGAACAAACTGAAAGGATCTTTTTTATATGTAAAAAGTAA
- a CDS encoding DUF445 domain-containing protein, producing MVFLTLAILAGIGALIGWVTNLLAVKLLFRPFEPVRIPIINVSIQGLIPKRRSEIARSIGKTVEEELLSVDEILYRLMETQDKKEILQILKIKIQAIVEERLPSLIPSAFRGMIGKYIEDVIEREGETMLAEVMASVVKKATENINIGQMVEEKVNDFELEGLESMVLTIAQKELKHIEILGGVLGFMIGLFQGIIILLL from the coding sequence ATGGTTTTTTTGACTTTGGCTATTTTAGCTGGTATAGGAGCACTGATTGGATGGGTAACAAATCTATTGGCCGTTAAACTCTTATTTAGACCCTTCGAACCTGTGAGGATTCCTATCATTAATGTCAGTATTCAAGGGCTGATTCCTAAACGGAGGAGTGAAATTGCCAGAAGTATAGGAAAAACCGTCGAAGAGGAACTTTTATCAGTTGATGAAATACTCTATCGATTGATGGAAACCCAAGATAAAAAAGAGATATTACAGATATTGAAGATAAAAATACAGGCAATTGTGGAGGAACGACTTCCTTCCCTAATTCCTTCTGCTTTTAGAGGTATGATTGGGAAATATATCGAAGATGTAATTGAGCGAGAAGGGGAAACGATGTTAGCGGAAGTGATGGCAAGTGTGGTAAAAAAGGCAACGGAAAACATTAATATTGGTCAAATGGTTGAAGAAAAGGTGAATGACTTTGAATTAGAAGGACTAGAATCTATGGTATTAACCATTGCACAAAAAGAATTAAAACATATTGAGATATTAGGTGGCGTACTGGGATTTATGATTGGCTTATTTCAAGGAATAATTATTTTATTATTGTAA
- a CDS encoding small, acid-soluble spore protein, alpha/beta type: MSKELREKEFTPELMMKYEIAEELGLLEKVKSFGWGGLTAKETGRIGGLITVRKKKNQNRDQNKGE, encoded by the coding sequence ATGTCAAAGGAATTAAGGGAGAAAGAATTTACTCCTGAGTTGATGATGAAGTATGAAATCGCAGAGGAACTAGGTCTGCTTGAAAAAGTTAAATCTTTTGGTTGGGGAGGATTAACCGCCAAGGAAACGGGACGAATCGGTGGCTTAATAACAGTAAGAAAAAAGAAAAATCAAAATAGAGATCAAAACAAGGGAGAATAG
- a CDS encoding single-stranded DNA-binding protein: MTDRVIDTNIVTIVGKVVDEKRFSHEIYGEGFYTYNIEIPRLSDACDRLSLTVSERLLVDMELNPEDMVRVEGQLRSYNKFIDGSNRLVLTVFARDIVLLDKEEEIKNPNQIYLEGFVCKPPIYRETPFGREISDLLVAVNRPYNKSDYIPSIAWGRNARFSAKLNVGDHIRLWGRIQSREYQKKLYDGTILNKVAYEVSVSKMEKADEEAMQENEGQE; this comes from the coding sequence ATGACAGATCGCGTAATTGATACAAATATTGTTACCATAGTGGGGAAAGTTGTTGACGAAAAGAGATTTAGCCATGAAATTTATGGGGAGGGTTTCTATACCTATAATATAGAGATCCCAAGACTTAGTGATGCCTGTGATAGGTTGAGTCTGACTGTATCGGAACGTCTTTTAGTTGATATGGAATTAAATCCGGAAGATATGGTGAGAGTAGAAGGACAACTAAGGTCTTATAACAAATTTATTGATGGTAGCAATCGTTTGGTTTTAACGGTGTTTGCAAGAGATATTGTACTTTTGGATAAAGAAGAAGAAATTAAAAATCCAAATCAAATTTATTTAGAAGGGTTTGTATGTAAGCCACCCATATACAGAGAGACTCCCTTCGGCAGAGAAATTTCGGATTTACTTGTAGCTGTTAATCGTCCTTATAACAAATCGGACTACATACCCTCTATTGCATGGGGGAGAAATGCTAGGTTTTCAGCAAAGTTAAACGTGGGAGATCACATTCGACTTTGGGGTAGGATTCAGAGTCGGGAGTATCAAAAAAAGTTATATGATGGGACGATACTCAATAAAGTGGCATATGAGGTGTCAGTTTCAAAAATGGAAAAGGCTGATGAAGAAGCGATGCAGGAAAATGAGGGTCAAGAGTAG
- the hslO gene encoding Hsp33 family molecular chaperone HslO, producing MSSRIIRATAANSSIRAFVANTTNLVEKARGFHQTSPVASAALGRTLTATSMMGVMLKGEKQKITTKINGGGPLGVILVVGDSEGNVKGYVGNPQVESTNIRPGKLDVGAAVGSDGEITVIKDLGMKKPYVGTAPLVSGEIGEDFATYFLNSEQQPSAVSLGVLIDIDYRIKASGGFIIQVLPNVQEAVLAKLESRIGQLESITVMMEQGMNEVDILNHVLEGMDPKIVETYEVDFECDCNVARFEKGLISIGRQEIREMIEEDENTELVCHFCNKKYHFNKEQLQGLLDEM from the coding sequence ATGAGCAGTAGAATCATTAGAGCCACTGCAGCAAACAGTAGTATTAGAGCCTTTGTGGCCAACACAACAAACTTAGTTGAGAAAGCAAGAGGATTTCATCAGACAAGCCCTGTTGCCAGCGCAGCCCTTGGACGAACATTGACAGCCACTTCAATGATGGGAGTCATGTTGAAGGGAGAAAAACAAAAAATTACAACAAAAATTAATGGCGGTGGGCCATTGGGCGTTATTTTAGTTGTTGGAGATTCTGAGGGAAATGTAAAGGGGTATGTGGGGAATCCACAGGTTGAAAGCACAAATATTCGTCCGGGAAAACTGGATGTAGGCGCAGCTGTAGGGAGTGATGGTGAGATTACCGTTATCAAGGACCTGGGAATGAAAAAACCTTATGTTGGCACAGCGCCACTGGTGTCAGGAGAAATCGGAGAGGATTTTGCTACCTATTTTTTAAATTCAGAGCAACAACCATCAGCTGTATCATTAGGTGTATTGATAGATATAGATTATCGTATCAAAGCTTCGGGAGGCTTTATCATACAAGTATTACCTAATGTACAAGAAGCGGTGTTGGCAAAGCTGGAGTCTCGTATTGGTCAACTGGAATCGATTACAGTAATGATGGAGCAGGGAATGAATGAAGTGGATATTTTAAATCATGTATTAGAGGGAATGGATCCTAAAATTGTTGAAACATATGAAGTGGATTTTGAATGTGATTGTAATGTAGCGAGATTCGAAAAAGGCTTGATTAGTATTGGAAGACAAGAGATTAGGGAAATGATTGAGGAAGACGAAAATACAGAATTGGTTTGTCATTTCTGTAATAAAAAATATCATTTTAATAAAGAACAACTACAGGGACTCTTAGATGAAATGTAA
- a CDS encoding type II CAAX endopeptidase family protein, giving the protein MDNKLKVLDANILYIIGAFLFITLGSYFQGRSLLSGLIITQYILILLPPLIYLKGKAFSIKKTMRFNRISFKHGMLVTLITLLMYPTAIFANALMMTLMSFVGNLNIPALPTATSGGEYIVLMVIISVSAGICEEVFFRGFILSGYERLGQRKAIIISAVLFGLFHLNLYNLAGPIVLGLVFGYLVILTDSIYAGIIGHTVNNGFAVTLGFAINRLIERTPNVVDSEPEIISTTTALLFNVMFFGIIAIATGYVALRLVRIIKKDLNLGKEGISETLVVHKKEGLIKTEELMVDEQLTLKTEVTEWWEFAPLALFIPLFLFVAFHQLREIILLG; this is encoded by the coding sequence ATGGACAATAAATTAAAAGTTTTAGATGCCAATATTTTGTATATAATTGGGGCCTTTCTTTTTATTACCTTAGGATCCTATTTTCAAGGAAGAAGTTTGCTTTCAGGGCTAATCATCACCCAATACATACTGATCCTCTTACCACCATTGATTTACTTAAAAGGAAAAGCGTTTTCCATTAAAAAAACCATGAGATTTAATCGGATTTCCTTTAAACACGGCATGCTGGTTACCCTGATTACGCTGTTAATGTATCCTACTGCCATTTTTGCAAATGCCTTAATGATGACATTAATGAGCTTCGTAGGGAACTTAAATATCCCAGCTTTGCCAACTGCAACTAGCGGGGGAGAATATATTGTGTTAATGGTGATTATTTCAGTATCTGCTGGGATTTGTGAAGAAGTGTTCTTTAGAGGATTTATTCTTTCTGGATATGAAAGGTTAGGCCAGCGTAAAGCCATTATTATTTCTGCTGTGTTGTTTGGGCTTTTTCATTTGAATCTATATAATTTAGCAGGACCCATTGTACTGGGATTAGTCTTTGGGTATTTAGTGATTTTGACGGATTCTATTTATGCGGGTATCATTGGACATACTGTAAACAATGGTTTTGCCGTGACGTTGGGATTTGCAATCAATAGGTTGATTGAGAGGACGCCAAATGTGGTAGATTCTGAACCAGAGATAATCTCTACTACCACAGCATTATTATTTAATGTGATGTTTTTTGGTATCATTGCCATTGCAACAGGTTATGTAGCTCTTCGATTGGTCCGGATTATCAAAAAAGATTTGAATCTTGGAAAAGAAGGAATATCAGAAACCCTGGTAGTACATAAGAAAGAAGGACTCATCAAAACTGAGGAATTAATGGTAGATGAACAATTGACTTTAAAGACAGAAGTGACAGAATGGTGGGAGTTTGCACCGCTAGCTTTATTTATTCCGCTCTTCCTGTTTGTGGCATTTCATCAGTTGAGGGAAATTATTTTATTGGGATAA
- a CDS encoding GAF domain-containing protein, producing the protein MDQQTKKELFLRLEKKAFALISKEEQLDNVYQGIVELLDNNIPYYNWTGFYMIENGELVLGHYLGAHTDHTHIQIGQGICGQAADRKETFIVDDVTKETNYLACSFETASEIVVPILKGDDVLGEIDIDSHEPSAFDSLDQHLLESICAKLAERL; encoded by the coding sequence ATGGATCAGCAAACTAAAAAAGAACTTTTTTTACGTCTAGAAAAAAAAGCATTTGCATTAATCTCAAAAGAAGAGCAGCTGGACAATGTTTATCAAGGAATTGTAGAATTATTAGACAATAACATTCCTTACTATAATTGGACTGGATTTTATATGATCGAAAATGGAGAATTGGTATTAGGTCACTACCTAGGGGCCCATACCGATCATACACATATTCAAATCGGTCAAGGTATCTGTGGGCAGGCTGCTGATAGAAAAGAAACATTTATTGTTGATGATGTAACCAAAGAAACCAATTACTTAGCCTGTAGCTTTGAAACAGCTTCTGAAATTGTGGTTCCTATTTTAAAGGGAGATGACGTGCTAGGTGAGATTGACATTGACAGCCATGAACCCTCTGCTTTTGATAGCTTAGATCAGCATCTCTTAGAATCCATTTGTGCCAAACTAGCAGAAAGACTCTAA
- a CDS encoding phospholipase D family protein: MKRLRKRYFLYVIFSVAFLTSIFHLVKPLPEDISFNGAFHAVTDVEFLSDITYVMEDGNGIQEQAIFKRIHESIDAAEDYIVIDMFLFNDDYDRAYSYPELSMELSNALVQKRKEQPDVEIVFITDRINSVYGTYTIEQLEKMKAQGIEVIETDMRKLRDSNPLYSGFWRAYIQWFGTDGFDWLPNPFGTESPSVNVRSYLELLNFKANHRKVVLTEKEAIISSGNPHDASAFHSNIAFVLKGDIVGDFLTTEKTVASISGSNIEFEYIESDMKTNADINVKVITEGQIKKELLDSINSTENGDEIRMGMFYLSDRDIVTALKNAANSGVDIKLVLDPNKDAFGMEKSGIPNRQVASELTNNSPVEVRWYDTQGEQYHSKITLIKKEKESIIIGGSANLTKRNIGDLNLETNVMIVADNDKEISSEVYNYFETIWNNVEGVYTTDYVIYQDDSVMKKVLYRIQEWTGLSTF; the protein is encoded by the coding sequence TTGAAGCGATTGAGAAAGCGTTATTTTTTATATGTTATTTTTTCAGTAGCTTTTTTAACAAGCATATTTCATTTAGTAAAACCGCTGCCTGAAGATATCTCTTTTAATGGAGCATTCCACGCCGTCACCGACGTAGAATTTCTTAGTGACATAACCTATGTAATGGAAGATGGAAATGGAATACAAGAACAGGCGATTTTTAAACGAATACATGAATCAATTGATGCAGCAGAAGATTACATTGTCATAGATATGTTTTTATTTAATGATGATTATGATAGAGCGTATTCGTATCCAGAATTGAGCATGGAATTATCTAATGCTTTGGTTCAAAAAAGAAAAGAACAACCAGATGTGGAAATTGTTTTTATTACGGATAGGATTAATTCTGTATATGGTACTTATACGATTGAACAACTGGAAAAAATGAAAGCCCAAGGAATAGAAGTTATTGAAACTGATATGAGAAAACTCAGAGATTCTAATCCGTTATATTCTGGCTTTTGGCGTGCTTATATACAGTGGTTTGGTACGGATGGATTCGATTGGTTGCCCAATCCATTTGGAACGGAGTCACCTTCTGTAAATGTACGTTCTTATCTCGAACTTTTAAATTTCAAAGCGAATCACCGTAAAGTAGTCTTGACAGAAAAAGAAGCGATTATTAGTTCTGGAAACCCACACGATGCAAGTGCTTTTCACTCAAATATAGCGTTTGTATTAAAAGGGGATATTGTAGGTGATTTTTTGACTACTGAAAAAACAGTGGCTAGTATTTCAGGGAGTAACATTGAATTTGAATATATTGAAAGTGATATGAAGACAAATGCAGATATAAATGTAAAAGTAATAACTGAAGGACAAATTAAGAAGGAATTATTAGATTCTATTAATAGTACGGAAAATGGCGATGAAATTAGAATGGGTATGTTTTATCTATCGGATAGGGACATTGTTACTGCTCTTAAAAATGCTGCCAATAGTGGCGTTGACATCAAGCTTGTATTAGACCCGAATAAAGATGCCTTTGGTATGGAGAAAAGTGGAATTCCAAATAGGCAGGTGGCAAGTGAACTGACAAACAATAGTCCGGTTGAGGTACGTTGGTATGATACCCAAGGGGAACAATATCATTCAAAAATAACACTCATAAAAAAAGAGAAAGAATCTATCATTATTGGTGGTTCTGCCAATTTAACCAAGCGTAATATTGGTGATTTAAATTTAGAAACAAATGTAATGATCGTTGCAGATAATGATAAAGAAATTAGCAGCGAAGTTTATAATTATTTTGAAACAATATGGAATAACGTAGAGGGCGTATATACAACTGACTATGTTATCTATCAAGATGATTCTGTGATGAAAAAAGTATTGTACCGAATTCAAGAATGGACTGGATTATCTACATTTTAA
- a CDS encoding cold-shock protein has product MEKGTVKWFNSEKGYGFITRENGDDVFVHFSAITMDGFKTLEEGQAVQFEIIQGDKGPQATNVERA; this is encoded by the coding sequence ATGGAAAAAGGTACAGTTAAATGGTTTAACTCTGAAAAAGGGTATGGATTTATCACAAGAGAAAACGGGGACGATGTATTCGTACATTTCTCAGCGATCACAATGGATGGGTTCAAAACTTTAGAAGAAGGTCAAGCAGTTCAATTTGAAATTATTCAAGGCGACAAAGGACCTCAAGCTACAAACGTAGAAAGAGCTTAG